CTTGACTGGACATAATCTCAAAGGATGCACTCTGAAATAAGACACGTGGAGGATGAATACTAAGAACGCTCTCTTGGGTTTAAGGTTTTCCACACCAAGATTTTGCATAGTACAGAGCCCAGCTGTGTCTCAGCGAAGCATGCTGTATTTTCTGACATTGTTTTTCTGAGAAGGAAGACACTACTCAGGGAAGGTCATAATTTTAGCTTACCAAATTGCATTctggtggttttgttttgttatatacCCTTCATTAGTTCCAAGTATGCTTTTAAATAATCTAAAACTCAAAGTCCCTTCGAATTTACAGGTACTACTGACTATTATCTCTCCGATATCCCCTGAATTAAAGTAAGTGTTCAGGTTTATAATGCACAGCGCCTTTAAGGAGGGGGGCTGGGGACGGGGGGTGGGGCTGTTGGTATCATGCCATGGAGAACTCTAGTTCTGAattgggaaagggaaggaaaacagtctctgtaaaaatgagttttaaaaaggTAAGTAACATTCAGTCTAACAACACCGTTTCCTGTTCCTTTTTAATGCTGGCTAACACGGGGTGGTCTGGTTCTGTCACTTCGGAGTCTCCACCGCCCAGGAGGATGGACCGCCCTTCGTCCAGGGCAAAGACATCCGAGTGCTGGTTTTGGCACGAGTGTTTAACAACCTCGTTGGGAGTCGAGAACGTTTTGTCACACAGGTTGCATTTGTAGGGCTTGTTAGTTTGTACCAACATGTTGTCCATCTGACTGCCTTCCTCGAACGTGCAGAGCTCCAGGGTCTGTTTGTCCACCATCGTGTACGTGTCGATGCTCTGGTTGAGGCACACGTGCCGGGCAGCCTGGTTGGCCCTGCAAAAGCTCTTGTCACAAGTGCTGCACTTGAAAGGCTTCCCGGTGTGTATGTACATGTGCTCCCGCCAGTGGCTCTTCTGGATAAACTTGCGCCCACATATCGTGCACTCGTACTTGCGCCTCTTGACCTCCCTCTCTTGGTCCGCCTGCTCCAAGTTGTCGATGTCCGCGATGTCCGAGGGCGGCGGCGTCTCCGAGTGCTGCTGCCCGTCGATGATGGGCGAGTCGGAGATGTGCTGCAGCTCACTGTCACTGATCATCCCCGCCTCGGGCACCTCCATGGCGTCCTTCCCCAGCTCCGCGGGGCCGCTGCACAGAGACAGGGGCCCGCGGCCGTCCCCGGGCTGGCTGGCCGGGAAGGGGACCCCAGTGTGGATCTGCAGGTGTTCCCGCAGGCTGCTCCGGAGTGTGAAGCGCCGCCCGCACAGGTGGCAGGCGTAGTACTTCGGAAAGCTGCCGTTCCTCTTCATGATGCTGGGCTTGACGTGGGCGATGGTGAGGGGCGCGGGCTGCTCGTCAGAGGAGGAGGCTTCCAGGTTGGTCTCCTCCCCGGGAGCAGGGGGAGGAACGGGCGTGGAAACGAGTTCTGGAGACAGGGAGGTCTGCAGGGGGTCCGAGGGCGTCAGGTGTGTCCGATTCACCGGGGGCAGATTGGAAGGCAGCTGAGAGAGCTGCGCGGCTTCAGGTACCTGCTCCTGGCACATCCTGGAGGGCGGGGGCCGCGGCTCTCGCCCAAGTTTCTCAGGCGCTGAAGCAATCTTGCTGGCCTGTCTCAGCTGATGGTCGGCGATCTGAATGCCATACAAGGAAGAAGCCAGTGGGAAAACTTGCTCGGGGTGGGAAAAGGCCCCCTGACTGGCCAGGCTGGCTTCCTGGATCAGAGGGTAAGCGTGCAGAAACTTGATCCCCTGTTCCAGCCGAACGGGGTCGATCAGCTGAGGCGCCATCTTTCCAGTGTACATCAGGTGTAAGAGATAGCTGAAGATATCCGGCTGGATGTCAGTCGGTTTCAAACGGACACATTCACTGAAAGAAACAAGTGAGAAGTCAATGTCAATCCCTGTCTCAAACGATGACATCAAGCCTGAGGAGAAAAACAGGCACATTTTGCATTTCCTACTGTTAGTAAGTTTCACGAAACGAATCAAATACTCAAGAAGGTAATGGAATCTATATAATTTAATGTTAATTAtatgaagaacagagagaaatatAATGTTTTAGAGGACTGAGAAAGGAAAAGTTCATGTTAACAAATGTGATATCCTAACTCAGACTCTTGAAGCAGTTTTTCTCCTAGTAATTTCTGTCAAACTGTATCAAATCTATGTTTTATGGAGAGGATTCATTACTTCCTATCAGTCTGAGAGGTCTGCGACCCAGTAACGGTTAGGAACCACTGACCTGACACATCTTTTGGCTAAAAGTCTAGGCTTATGTATTGATCCAATGCCACCCAGAGCTCGGTAGAGACTATAAGGTAAGTCCAACAATCGGCCTGATTAGAAAGTTTCACTTGTAGAATGACCTGGGAGCTGAACTAGTATGGACAAGTGCGGAAGCGTAAGATGACAGAAGCGGAGGAAAAAAAGCCCAAGCCTGTCTGTTCTGAGACTCAGATCTGCGTCCAGCGTGCTGTGGAAGCGTTGCAGAGACGGGCCCAGAAAGCCAGCCACGTTCCAGCTCGAGTGCACTCGGATCACCTTCCCAACACTGCCAGACTGCATTTGAAAGTGGTCCCAGGACAACGCCGTTCCTTGTCAGATGTCATCGTCACCGTCAGGACTGCAGCTGGGCTTGCCTGGCGATACCTCACTTCGCTGCCGTTAAGTCTCCTATTACAAATAAGGGCCTGAAGTTCAAAGGTCTTCCTATCTTGCTCAGTATCACAGAATTCGTTAGTGGTGAAATTGGGATTTAAATCTGGGTCTAATTCCAAAGCCAGGACACCAACATTCTTTAGAGCATTAAAACAGTCCTGTGTAGTAGATGAGGCAGATTTGACAGACATGGAAACCGAGGTCCCAAACCGTTAAGTGACAGAGCAGAGGCATCTACAGCAGTTGTGGTATTGTTGATTTCCTAACTCCTTAGACTTTAGTGTTTGCATCATCCCAGAAAAGGCCTCCTGATTCAAGCAGCAATAGATAAGAGGTCCCCAAGAGCTCTTCCTGGACCAGTAGCAATGATAGAAGTTCCACTGCATTATTACAAATCAGTGAGATATAGCTCTGCATAATATGGAGCATAGGCTATCATCCACTGAGTGAATATACTGTAGAGACAATGTGTTTTCACTCCAAAGTCATTTCCTTAAATACCATTAGATTTTATAACTATTAAGATTTTTTTGAAtagttcatgtttttttttaaattttaaaccattttttattttcagttacagttgacatacaatatcatatttgtttcaggtgtacaccccagtgactagatattatataacttactaagtaaaTCTCGTACCTATCTGGCAtcacacatagttattagaacattagtgactatattcccta
The sequence above is a segment of the Saccopteryx bilineata isolate mSacBil1 chromosome 12, mSacBil1_pri_phased_curated, whole genome shotgun sequence genome. Coding sequences within it:
- the ZBTB2 gene encoding zinc finger and BTB domain-containing protein 2, coding for MDLANHGLILLQQLNAQREFGFLCDCTVAIGDVYFKAHKSVLASFSNYFKMLFVHQTSECVRLKPTDIQPDIFSYLLHLMYTGKMAPQLIDPVRLEQGIKFLHAYPLIQEASLASQGAFSHPEQVFPLASSLYGIQIADHQLRQASKIASAPEKLGREPRPPPSRMCQEQVPEAAQLSQLPSNLPPVNRTHLTPSDPLQTSLSPELVSTPVPPPAPGEETNLEASSSDEQPAPLTIAHVKPSIMKRNGSFPKYYACHLCGRRFTLRSSLREHLQIHTGVPFPASQPGDGRGPLSLCSGPAELGKDAMEVPEAGMISDSELQHISDSPIIDGQQHSETPPPSDIADIDNLEQADQEREVKRRKYECTICGRKFIQKSHWREHMYIHTGKPFKCSTCDKSFCRANQAARHVCLNQSIDTYTMVDKQTLELCTFEEGSQMDNMLVQTNKPYKCNLCDKTFSTPNEVVKHSCQNQHSDVFALDEGRSILLGGGDSEVTEPDHPVLASIKKEQETVLLD